A stretch of Gossypium hirsutum isolate 1008001.06 chromosome A06, Gossypium_hirsutum_v2.1, whole genome shotgun sequence DNA encodes these proteins:
- the LOC107962903 gene encoding LOW QUALITY PROTEIN: probable sucrose-phosphate synthase 1 (The sequence of the model RefSeq protein was modified relative to this genomic sequence to represent the inferred CDS: inserted 1 base in 1 codon) codes for MAGNDWINSYLEAILDVGPRIDEAKSSLLLRERGHFSPTLYFVEEVITGFDETDLHRSWIRAAATRGPKERNTRLENMCWRIWNLARKKKQLEGEEVQRNAKRHLERERGRREATAEMSEDLSEGEKGDFPGDGSAHGDSIQGRMRRIVSVDLMENLANQIKEKKLYIVLISLHGLIRGENMELGRDSDTGGQVKYVVELARALGTMPGVYRVDLLTRQVSAPDVDWSYAEPTEMLTPRTTESSMQELGESSGAYIIRIPFGPKDKYIPKEQLWPHIPEFVDCALSHIRQMSKVLGEQIGGRQPIWPVAIHGHYADAGDSATLLSGALNVPMLFTGHSLGRDKLEQILKQGRQSRDEINTTYKIMRQIEAEELSLDSSEIVITSTRQEIEEQWRLYDGFDQVLERKLRARIKRGVNCHGRFMPRMVVIPPGMEFHHIVPHEGDMDGDTERNXEDPTPDPSIWSEVMRFFTNPRKPMILALARPDPKKNITTLVKAFGECRPLRELANLTLIMENRDNIDEMSGTNATVLLSILKLIDKYDLYGQVAYPKHHKQYEVPDIYGLAAKTKGVFINPAFIEPFGLTLIEAAAYGLPIVATKNGGPVDIHKVLDNGVLVDPHDQQSIADALLKLVSDKQLWARCRQNGLKNIHQFSWPEHCKTYLSRIAMCKPRQPQWQRSNVGFENPEQNSPSDSLRDIQDLSLNLKLSLDGEKSEGTGTFDNSLDSIDRKSNLENAFLKLSNGIIGGTEKASLMEKAEQNVSGSRFPVLRSKKYIFVIAVDCDSVSDIPKIIKTIMDVAGKENSIGLILSSSLSICEVHSLLISGSISPLDFDALICNSGGDLYYPSTSSEDGTGLPFSVDLDYQSHIEYRWGGEGLRKTLVRWATSVNEKKGQIVLEDESRSTVHCYTFDVKEPESIPPVKELRKLMRIQALRCNVIYCQNGTTLNVIPVLASRAQALRYLYIRWGMELSGIVVFAGECGDTDYEGLLRGVHKTVILKGIGNTALKLHSNRTYPLDHVLPFDSPNIHHAEGCSNEEIRSSLRKLQVSKE; via the exons ATGGCGGGAAACGATTGGATAAACAGTTACCTGGAAGCGATCTTGGACGTTGGTCCACGGATCGATGAAGCGAAATCGTCATTGTTGCTGAGGGAGAGAGGTCATTTCAGTCCAACTCTTTACTTCGTGGAAGAGGTTATCACTGGTTTCGACGAGACCGATCTCCACCGTTCTTGGATTCGA GCTGCTGCTACGAGGGGTCCTAAGGAGAGGAACACGAGACTGGAGAATATGTGCTGGAGGATTTGGAATTTGGCTCGAAAGAAGAAg CAGCTTGAGGGGGAGGAAGTTCAACGCAATGCTAAGCGTCACCTTGAACGTGAAAGAGGCCGCAGGGAGGCAACTGCTGAAATGTCTGAAGACCTTTCAGAAGGAGAGAAAGGAGATTTTCCTGGTGATGGTTCAGCTCATGGCGATAGCATTCAAGGAAGAATGCGTAGAATTGTTTCGGTTGATTTGATGGAGAACTTGGCCAATCAGATCAAAGAAAAGAAGCTCTATATTGTTTTGATAAG TCTTCATGGTTTGATAAGGGGTGAAAACATGGAGCTTGGTCGTGATTCTGATACAGGTGGCCAG GTCAAGTATGTAGTAGAACTTGCTAGGGCCTTGGGCACAATGCCAGGAGTTTATCGGGTTGATTTGCTGACAAGACAAGTGTCAGCTCCAGATGTTGATTGGAGTTATGCTGAACCAACAGAGATGCTTACGCCAAGAACTACAGAGAGCTCAATGCAGGAGCTTGGTGAGAGCAGTGGTGCTTATATTATTCGTATCCCCTTCGGTCCAAAAGATAAATATATACCCAAAGAACAACTTTGGCCTCATATTCCTGAGTTTGTTGATTGTGCACTTAGTCACATCCGACAGATGTCCAAAGTCCTAGGTGAGCAAATTGGCGGTAGGCAACCAATCTGGCCAGTTGCTATTCATGGACATTATGCAGATGCGGGTGATTCTGCAACTCTTCTTTCTGGGGCTCTAAATGTGCCAATGCTTTTCACTGGCCACTCACTTGGTAGAGATAAGCTAGAACAGATATTGAAACAGGGTCGACAATCGAGAGACGAAATAAATACGACTTACAAAATCATGCGGCAGATTGAGGCTGAGGAGTTATCTCTTGATAGCTCTGAAATTGTTATAACCAGCACTAGACAGGAGATAGAAGAGCAGTGGCGCCTTTATGATGGCTTTGATCAAGTACTGGAGCGCAAACTTAGAGCAAGGATCAAAAGGGGTGTCAACTGCCATGGGAGGTTTATGCCCCGTATGGTT GTAATTCCTCCTGGAATGGAGTTTCATCATATTGTTCCACATGAAGGAGACATGGATGGGGATACAGAAAGGA AAGAAGATCCTACTCCTGACCCATCAATTTGGTCCGAG GTAATGCGTTTCTTTACAAACCCACGCAAACCGATGATTCTTGCCCTTGCTCGGCCGGACCCTAAAAAGAATATTACAACTTTAGTCAAAGCATTTGGAGAGTGCCGACCTTTAAGGGAGCTTGCTAATCTT ACATTAATAATGGAAAACCGTGATAATATTGATGAAATGTCTGGCACAAATGCAACTGTGCTTCTCTCGATTCTTAAACTGATTGACAAGTATGATTTGTATGGCCAAGTAGCATATCCCAAGCACCACAAGCAGTATGAAGTTCCTGATATTTACGGGCTAGCAGCAAAAACGAAG gGTGTTTTTATTAATCCGGCATTTATCGAGCCATTTGGGCTTACTTTGATCGAG GCAGCAGCATATGGTTTGCCTATTGTTGCCACAAAAAACGGGGGTCCAGTTGACATTCACAAG GTTCTTGACAACGGTGTACTAGTTGATCCCCACGATCAGCAGTCTATTGCTGATGCTCTTCTAAAACTTGTTTCAGACAAGCAATTGTGGGCGAGGTGCAGACAGAATGGACTGAAAAATATTCATCAGTTTTCTTGGCCAGAGCACTGCAAAACATATTTGTCTCGGATAGCCATGTGCAAGCCAAGGCAACCACAGTGGCAGAGAAGTAATGTTGGCTTTGAAAATCCAGAACAGAATTCACCTAGTGATTCTTTGAGAGACATACAAGATTTATCTTTAAACTTAAAGCTATCACTGGATGGTGAAAAGAGTGAAGGAACTGGAACTTTCGATAATTCTCTGGATTCTATTGATCGAAAAAGCAACCTGGAGAATGCTTTTCTAAAGTTATCCAACGGAATTATAGGAGGTACAGAAAAGGCAAGTTTAATGGAGAAAGCAGAACAaaatgttagtggtagtaggtttCCAGTTTTGAGGTCGAAGAAGTACATTTTTGTGATAGCTGTGGATTGTGATTCAGTCTCGGATATTCCTAAAATAATTAAGACAATCATGGACGTAGCAGGAAAAGAGAATTCTATTGGGCTTATATTATCGTCATCCTTGTCAATATGTGAGGTACACTCCCTTCTTATCTCGGGAAGCATTAGTCCATTGGATTTCGATGCTTTAATCTGTAACAGCGGTGGTGATTTGTACTATCCTTCAACAAGTTCGGAAGATGGTACTGGGCTTCCCTTCTCTGTAGACTTGGATTATCAATCGCACATTGAATACCGTTGGGGTGGAGAAGGTTTAAGGAAAACATTGGTTCGATGGGCTACTTCTGTTAATGAGAAAAAAGGACAAATCGTCTTGGAAGATGAATCGCGATCTACTGTCCATTGCTATACATTCGATGTGAAGGAACCTGAATCG ATTCCCCCAGTTAAGGAGCTTCGAAAGTTGATGAGAATCCAAGCTCTTAGATGCAATGTTATCTACTGTCAAAATGGCACCACATTGAATGTTATTCCTGTTTTGGCATCTCGGGCTCAAGCTTTAAG GTACCTATATATTCGTTGGGGCATGGAGTTATCAGGCATTGTTGTGTTTGCCGGAGAATGTGGAGACACGGATTATGAAGGCTTGCTTAGAGGTGTCCATAAAACAGTCATATTGAAGGGAATTGGCAACACTGCTCTCAAGCTTCACTCCAACAGAACGTACCCTCTAGATCATGTCCTGCCATTTGACAGTCCCAACATCCATCATGCTGAAGGATGCAGCAATGAGGAAATACGGTCATCACTTCGAAAACTTCAGGTTAGCAAGGAATAG